From the genome of Pseudomonas hamedanensis:
TCAGACGAATCCCACGGCATCGATGGGGTCCGGCTGGCCTCTTCGTGGGGCTTCAACCTGACCCTGGCACCGGAACAGGCGCAACTGCCGCGCCTGAACGTCGGCGTTTATGGCCATGTCGACCTGAGCACCTCGATTCTCGACTACTTCGACCTACCGGTGCCGAGTGCGCTGAGCGGCCGTTCGCTGTTCCGTGACTACGAGTCCGGGCGCGAAATCATGTCGTTCACCAACGGCAAGCTGCGTTACCACAACGGCCAGGGGATCTTCTCCGAATGCGACCTGCCGCGCCGCTGCCGCTATTACGAAAGCGCCGGGTTCATCGCCGACAGCGCCACCTACAAAGGCATCTATAGCGGTCACCTGGCCAGGCAGATTGCCGCGCGCGCAAACGCGCTGGATTTGTCCTTGCTGCGCACGTCGCTTAACCATCGCTACCAGTTCGGCAGCAACAACGTTATCCCGCTGCAAGCGCAGATCAAGGATGACTGGGCCGACAACCTGATCGGCGCGCAATACCTGGAAATGCCCAAAGGCTCACACACCCACGTACGTCTGACCGTGCGCTCGGTCGACCCGCAGCAGGCGGCGTATATCCAGCTCAAGGCCAAGGAGTTCGAACAGGACGTGCAACTGGGCCTGCCGGCGGAAATGATCGCCACGGCGGATCAGCCGCTGGAGATGGACTTCAGCTTTGAAAACCCGCAGCCGCGCAAGGCCTTCTCGTTTCATTTGTTGGGCTATGGCAATGGCGCGGTCGAGGTGACGGACTTCAGTGTAATTACTGAACTGCCGGGGCAGGAGGATATACTTGACGAAGTGCCTGAAGACGACACTGCACAGTCAAGTTGACGCTACCCCCCATTCAGCAAAGCGCTTCCCGGTTGTTAAACAACTGGGAGCCCGAACGTACTGTTACGCTGGACCGGGATTTTGCAGATTAAAGGTCCCGGTCACTTTCCTCTCATCTTTGAGATTGAAACTGATCTCCCCTACTGCACGTCTGTAGTCGTAATCAAAGGTAATGCCTGCAGAGCCGGATTTAACCAGATGACTTCCGGGTTCGTTTTTGAATTGGACGTGCCACTCAAGCGCGCCTGTATAGGGGTAGATTATGTGTTTTATACCTTCTACCAGCTTCGCAGGAACACTGAAATTCACTGCATTTCCTTCTCCGTCCTCCGCAGTCAGCAGATAATTCTCACCGGCGTTATGGAGTCTGCGATAAATACTACGAAGAAATGGGACGCCATCAACCTCTGCGTCAAAAGTTCCGATTGAACTGTCTGGTCGTGACATTTTGTTACTCCTGAAGGATATTAGCGCCAGCGTTCAGCTGCATTGATTTGAAGAAAGCCACGGCCAAAGTTGCCGCAGTGGTGACTAAACTAAGTGCTTCTCAGCACACGCTCAACTGTCAGGAATGACAGTTTTTTAGACGTATTTGAAATAATTCCCCATCTTTAACTCGCTGTCCCGTCATCTCTAAAAGTCTGCGTCTATCACTATGCAATAGTCGCGCTATTAGCCGACTCCCCAACTCGCGTCTAGCCTTACCAGTCCGAAGTCGGCACGAGCCGGCCGCAGACCTGATAGGGACACGAAAATGGCAAACGAATCGAAATGCCCGTTCAACCACGCTGCCGGTGGAGGTACAACGAACCGTGACTGGTGGCCGAACCAACTCAACCTCAAGATCCTCAGTCAGCATTCGCCCAAGTCAGATCCGCTAGGCCCGGAATTCGACTACGCCAAAGCGTTCAAAAGCCTCGACTTCCAGGCCCTGAAACAAGACATCAAAGCGCTAATGACCGACTCCCAGGACTGGTGGCCAGCGGACTTCGGCCATTACGGCCCGCTGTTCGTGCGCATGGCCTGGCACAGCGCCGGGACTTATCGCACCGCCGATGGACGCGGTGGTGCCGGTTCCGGTCAGCAACGGTTTGCCCCGCTCAACAGCTGGCCGGACAACGTCAGCCTCGACAAGGCCAGGCGTCTGCTGTGGCCGGTCAAACAGAAATACGGGCGCAATATTTCCTGGGCCGACCTGATTGTGCTGACCGGCAACGTTGCGCTGGAATCCATGGGCTTCAAGACCTTCGGTTTCTCCGGCGGCCGCGCCGATGTCTGGGAGCCGGACGAAGACGTCTACTGGGGTTCGGAAACCGAGTGGCTGGGCGGCGATAACCGTTACGGCAAGAGCAATGGCCCGGTGCAAGAACCCGGCGATGGCACGCTGGTAGCTGAGCCGGATTTACATGGCAAGGAAGAAAGCCGCACCGATCAGGGCGAACGCAACCTGGAAAATCCCCTTGCCGCGGTGCAGATGGGCCTGATTTATGTGAACCCGGAAGGCCCTGAAGGCAATCCGGATCCGGTGGCCTCGGCCAAAGACATTCGCGAGACCTTCGGCCGCATGGCCATGAATGACGAAGAAACCGTGGCGCTGATTGCTGGCGGCCACGCCTTTGGCAAGACCCACGGCGCTGGGCCTGCCGACAACGTCGGTCCCGAGCCGGAAGCGGCCGGTCTGGAACAGCAAGGCCTGGGCTGGAAAAACGCCTTTGGCAGCGGTAAAGGCGCGGACACGATCACCAGTGGCCTGGAAGTCACCTGGACGACAACCCCCACCCAATGGAGCAACAACTATCTGGAAAACCTGTTCGGCTTCGAATGGGAACTGACCAAGAGCCCGGCCGGCGCGCACCAGTGGCGACCGAAAAACGGCGCCGGCGCAGGCACCGTGCCCCATGCTCACGACCCGAACAAACGCCTGTCGCCGACCATGCTCACGTCTGACCTGGCGCTGCGTTTCGATCCCGCTTACGAACAGATTTCCCGGCGATTTCTGGCCCATCCAGAACAGTTGGCCGACGCCTTCGCTCGCGCATGGTACAAACTGATCCACCGCGACATGGGCCCGCTGTCGCGCTACCTCGGTCCGGAGTTGCCGCAAGAGGAATTGCTCTGGCAAGACC
Proteins encoded in this window:
- the katG gene encoding catalase/peroxidase HPI, with product MANESKCPFNHAAGGGTTNRDWWPNQLNLKILSQHSPKSDPLGPEFDYAKAFKSLDFQALKQDIKALMTDSQDWWPADFGHYGPLFVRMAWHSAGTYRTADGRGGAGSGQQRFAPLNSWPDNVSLDKARRLLWPVKQKYGRNISWADLIVLTGNVALESMGFKTFGFSGGRADVWEPDEDVYWGSETEWLGGDNRYGKSNGPVQEPGDGTLVAEPDLHGKEESRTDQGERNLENPLAAVQMGLIYVNPEGPEGNPDPVASAKDIRETFGRMAMNDEETVALIAGGHAFGKTHGAGPADNVGPEPEAAGLEQQGLGWKNAFGSGKGADTITSGLEVTWTTTPTQWSNNYLENLFGFEWELTKSPAGAHQWRPKNGAGAGTVPHAHDPNKRLSPTMLTSDLALRFDPAYEQISRRFLAHPEQLADAFARAWYKLIHRDMGPLSRYLGPELPQEELLWQDPIPQVTHALIDDSDATALKNSVLASGLSVSQLVSTAWAAASTFRGSDKRGGANGGRLRLAPQKFWQANQPEQLDKVLTTLEGIQKDFNGTAIGGKQISLADLIVLAGNAGVEQAARNAGHSISVPFSPGRADASQEQTDVESFGFLEPIADGFRNYSKGKYSVSAEALLIDKAQLLTLTAPEMTVLLGGLRVLNTNVGQSRHGVFTDKTEALTQDFFSNLLDMGVEWTPTSPEADQFEGRDRKTGAAKWTATRVDLVFGSNAQLRALAEVYASADAKQQFVNDFVKAWTKVMNLDRFDLR